One Pleuronectes platessa chromosome 20, fPlePla1.1, whole genome shotgun sequence DNA window includes the following coding sequences:
- the LOC128425874 gene encoding cystatin-B — MPLLGGYSEVVKADGEIQKICDAMKHEAEAKNGKNYILFTAKLYRKQVVAGTNYLIKVHVGEEEYDHLIVYQKLPCDGGTLQLTGIQENKRLDDPLVPF, encoded by the exons ATGCCTCTCTTAGGTGGATATTCTGAGGTTGTCAAAGCAGATGGAGAAATCCAGAAGATCTGTGACGCT ATGAAGCACGAGGCTGAAGCAAAGAATGGAAAGAACTACATCCTCTTCACAGCCAAGTTGTACAGGAAGCAGGTTGTGGCCGGGACCAACTACTTGATTaag GTTCATGTGGGAGAAGAAGAATATGATCATCTCATCGTTTACCAAAAACTGCCATGTGATGGAGGAACCCTTCAGCTGACTGGCatacaggaaaacaaaagaCTGGACGACCCCCTTGTGCCTTTCTAA